From Gammaproteobacteria bacterium, one genomic window encodes:
- a CDS encoding DEAD/DEAH box helicase: MAFSSLGLSGGILRATAELGYQHPTPIQLQTIPVVLRGQDLLAAAQTGTGKTAGFTLPVLERLSASTPPVRTRGRPRALVLAPTRELAAQVADSVTNYGRHLPLRSAAIFGGVNINPQIQKLRRGVDILVATPGRLLDHVGQRTVDLSGIEILVLDEADRMLDMGFIPDIRRLLTLLPAGRQILMFSATFSDPIRKLARGILQNPIVVEVAARNATVAEIDQYAYVVPKGDKRALLAHLIRESGGQQMLVFTRTKHGADRLTRQLSQDGIAAIAIHGNKSQSARTKALAEFKRGAARVLIATDIAARGLDIAQLPFVVNFELPDAAQDYVHRIGRTGRAGSLGTAVSLVCPEERKLLTEIERLAKHKLTIRATPSFPRAAAATAPDEARVRFGGHADTSRAPRTAPVRQHNNNNSRRGIAVSSGRGKPVAV, translated from the coding sequence ATGGCATTTTCCTCACTTGGCTTGTCGGGTGGAATTCTGCGTGCAACCGCCGAACTAGGCTATCAGCATCCGACCCCGATTCAACTGCAAACGATCCCCGTGGTTCTCAGGGGCCAGGATCTGCTCGCCGCCGCGCAGACCGGCACCGGCAAGACCGCGGGTTTCACCTTACCCGTGCTGGAACGTCTGTCCGCGTCCACGCCGCCGGTTCGTACCAGGGGCAGGCCGCGCGCACTGGTGCTGGCGCCCACGCGTGAACTCGCCGCCCAGGTTGCGGACAGCGTGACAAATTACGGACGGCATCTGCCGTTGCGCTCGGCCGCGATCTTTGGCGGTGTGAACATAAACCCGCAGATACAGAAGCTGCGGCGTGGCGTGGATATACTGGTGGCCACGCCGGGGCGTCTGCTCGATCACGTCGGGCAACGGACCGTGGATCTGTCCGGCATCGAGATTCTGGTGCTGGATGAAGCCGATCGCATGCTGGATATGGGATTCATCCCCGATATCCGCCGTCTGTTGACCTTGCTGCCGGCCGGCCGTCAGATACTAATGTTCTCGGCGACGTTTTCGGACCCGATCCGTAAACTGGCGCGCGGCATTCTGCAAAACCCCATCGTGGTCGAAGTGGCGGCGCGCAATGCCACGGTCGCGGAAATCGATCAGTACGCCTACGTGGTGCCCAAGGGCGACAAGCGTGCATTGCTGGCGCATCTCATACGAGAGTCCGGCGGACAGCAGATGCTGGTGTTCACGCGCACCAAGCACGGGGCCGACCGGCTGACCCGGCAGTTGTCGCAGGATGGCATCGCGGCCATCGCGATCCACGGCAACAAGAGCCAGTCCGCACGCACGAAAGCGTTGGCGGAGTTCAAGCGCGGCGCGGCGCGGGTGCTGATCGCGACCGATATCGCGGCGCGTGGGCTGGACATAGCGCAACTCCCCTTTGTGGTAAACTTCGAGCTTCCTGACGCGGCGCAGGATTACGTTCATCGCATTGGCCGCACCGGTCGCGCCGGCAGTCTGGGCACGGCCGTATCGCTGGTCTGCCCGGAGGAACGTAAACTGCTCACCGAAATCGAACGTCTCGCAAAACACAAACTGACGATCCGCGCGACGCCGAGCTTTCCTCGCGCCGCGGCAGCAACTGCGCCAGACGAGGCGCGCGTGCGCTTCGGCGGCCATGCCGACACCAGCCGCGCTCCGCGTACAGCGCCCGTTCGCCAGCACAATAACAATAACTCACGACGGGGAATTGCGGTTTCAAGCGGGCGTGGAAAGCCCGTGGCGGTATAG
- a CDS encoding sodium/proton-translocating pyrophosphatase: MASFIPFLLGILGLAAAYHVFRMMLQYPPGAGRVVEIADEIHKGAMTFMRREYTILAVFVVVVAFFVLISDLGARTMLAVIVGAVCSAGAGWFGMYAATHANVCTTTTAHTKGAAEALFGGVMAIVSLVIAPLS; the protein is encoded by the coding sequence ATGGCCTCCTTTATCCCCTTTCTGCTCGGCATCCTCGGTCTGGCCGCCGCCTATCACGTCTTTCGCATGATGTTGCAGTATCCGCCGGGCGCCGGGCGCGTGGTGGAGATCGCTGATGAAATTCACAAGGGTGCTATGACCTTCATGCGCCGCGAATATACGATTCTGGCCGTGTTCGTCGTCGTGGTCGCATTCTTTGTTTTGATCTCCGACCTGGGCGCCCGCACCATGCTGGCGGTTATCGTCGGCGCGGTGTGCTCCGCGGGCGCGGGCTGGTTCGGGATGTACGCAGCCACGCACGCCAACGTGTGCACCACCACCACCGCGCATACGAAAGGCGCGGCGGAGGCGCTCTTCGGCGGCGTCATGGCGATCGTCAGTCTGGTGATCGCGCCGCTGTCGTAG
- a CDS encoding peptidylprolyl isomerase, with product MKKYLVMALLVAVFPFTASCADEGSILLDRIVALVENEAIMQSELEDRIDVIEQQYADSVDQLPPPDQLKRQVLERMVLESLQLQMAEARGIRIDDLTLNESMRDLAARNNMGLPAFRDRLVAEGIDYVSFREQVRTELVISTLRQRVVDSQVQVSEQEVDELLTTQASLANSGIEYHLRHILVALPEGASPEQIEAATERADAIRARALAGEHFAKLAASESDSQNSLEGGDLGWRTAGQLPTLFARSVASMEAGDTSDIIRSPSGFHLVNLIEQRGGRRTMIDQTRARHILIEPNALVSDEEALARLASIERRIQAGDEFAALATENSDDEASAVDGGSLGWISPGQMVPDFDRVMGGLETGEVSEPFRTQFGWHIMEVTGRRQHDGTVELERARARESIAQRKAEEEAELWLRRLRDESYVEYRLDPGGAQRTADGQS from the coding sequence ATGAAAAAGTATCTGGTCATGGCGCTGCTCGTCGCCGTCTTTCCCTTCACGGCGTCTTGCGCCGATGAGGGTAGCATACTGCTCGACCGCATCGTAGCACTGGTGGAAAACGAAGCCATCATGCAGAGCGAACTGGAAGACCGTATCGACGTCATCGAGCAACAATACGCGGACAGCGTCGATCAGTTGCCGCCGCCGGATCAACTGAAACGGCAGGTGCTGGAGCGCATGGTGCTCGAAAGCCTGCAACTGCAAATGGCGGAGGCCCGCGGCATCCGCATCGATGACCTCACGCTCAACGAGTCCATGCGCGATCTCGCCGCGCGCAATAATATGGGGCTGCCCGCGTTTCGTGACCGGCTGGTCGCCGAAGGCATCGATTACGTCAGTTTCCGCGAACAGGTGCGCACCGAGCTGGTCATCTCCACCTTGCGCCAGCGAGTGGTGGACAGTCAGGTGCAGGTGAGCGAACAGGAGGTCGACGAATTGCTCACCACGCAGGCGAGTCTCGCCAACAGCGGCATCGAATACCACCTGCGACATATTCTCGTTGCGCTGCCGGAAGGCGCCAGTCCGGAACAGATCGAAGCCGCCACAGAACGCGCCGACGCGATCCGTGCGCGGGCGCTGGCCGGCGAACATTTCGCGAAGCTCGCCGCCAGTGAATCGGACAGCCAGAATTCCCTGGAAGGCGGCGATCTCGGCTGGCGCACCGCCGGGCAATTGCCGACCCTGTTCGCGCGCAGCGTGGCCAGCATGGAAGCCGGTGACACCAGCGACATCATCCGCAGCCCCAGCGGCTTTCATCTCGTTAATCTAATCGAGCAACGCGGCGGTCGACGGACGATGATCGACCAGACCCGTGCGCGTCACATCCTCATCGAGCCCAACGCGCTGGTGAGCGACGAAGAGGCGCTAGCCAGACTGGCGAGTATCGAGCGCCGCATCCAGGCGGGCGACGAGTTCGCAGCACTCGCCACCGAGAACTCGGACGACGAGGCGAGCGCAGTGGACGGCGGGAGTCTAGGCTGGATCAGTCCTGGTCAGATGGTGCCCGACTTCGATCGGGTGATGGGCGGCCTGGAAACCGGCGAGGTGAGCGAACCGTTCCGCACACAGTTCGGCTGGCACATCATGGAGGTGACGGGGCGCCGTCAGCACGACGGCACGGTGGAACTGGAGCGCGCGCGGGCGCGCGAATCCATCGCGCAACGCAAGGCCGAAGAGGAGGCGGAGTTGTGGCTGCGGCGCCTGCGCGACGAAAGCTATGTCGAATATCGCCTCGACCCCGGCGGCGCGCAACGGACCGCTGACGGCCAGAGTTGA
- the pdxA gene encoding 4-hydroxythreonine-4-phosphate dehydrogenase PdxA gives MNTIRRIAITPGEPAGIGPDIVLEIAARERSAELVVIADPAMLHDRARQLGLSIDLAPYDRYQAGQAARPGQLKIVSVPMHLPVRPGKLNPANAAYVLETLRRAVDGCLRGEFDALVTGPVQKSVINDAGIAFTGHTEYLAERTGGFPVMMLATEDLRVALATTHLPLAEVSQAITRSRLRRVIRVLDHDLRKRFGIEHPRIKVCGLNPHAGEHGHLGREEIEVITPVLQELRARGIDLVGPLPADTLFTPANLRDADAALAMFHDQGLPVLKYAGFGRAVNVTLGLPIVRTSVDHGTALDLAGSGRADAGSLEAALGLAIRLCEHRVTPAAPATGG, from the coding sequence TTGAACACGATCCGGCGCATCGCGATCACACCCGGCGAGCCCGCCGGCATCGGGCCGGATATCGTCCTCGAAATCGCCGCTCGCGAACGCTCCGCGGAGTTGGTCGTCATCGCCGATCCGGCGATGCTGCACGATCGGGCGCGGCAGCTAGGCTTATCGATCGATCTGGCGCCGTATGATCGCTATCAGGCGGGACAGGCCGCGCGGCCCGGGCAGTTGAAGATAGTGTCCGTGCCGATGCACTTGCCGGTGCGGCCTGGAAAACTCAACCCGGCCAATGCGGCGTACGTGCTGGAGACCCTGCGCCGCGCCGTAGACGGCTGCCTGCGGGGAGAATTCGACGCGCTCGTCACCGGTCCCGTGCAAAAAAGCGTCATCAACGACGCGGGCATTGCTTTTACCGGTCACACCGAATACTTGGCGGAGCGCACCGGCGGTTTTCCGGTGATGATGCTTGCCACCGAGGACCTGCGCGTCGCGCTCGCGACCACGCATCTGCCGCTCGCCGAGGTGAGCCAGGCGATCACGCGCTCGCGGCTGCGTCGGGTGATCCGCGTACTGGACCACGATCTGCGCAAGCGTTTCGGCATCGAACATCCCCGCATCAAGGTCTGCGGCCTGAATCCGCACGCCGGCGAACATGGACATTTAGGGCGCGAGGAGATCGAGGTGATTACGCCTGTGTTGCAGGAACTTCGAGCGCGGGGAATCGATCTGGTCGGACCGCTGCCTGCCGACACGCTGTTTACGCCGGCAAATCTACGTGATGCCGACGCGGCGCTCGCCATGTTTCACGACCAGGGGCTGCCGGTGCTCAAATACGCAGGGTTCGGGCGTGCGGTGAATGTCACGTTAGGGTTGCCGATTGTCCGCACCTCGGTCGATCACGGCACCGCGCTGGATCTGGCCGGCAGTGGCCGCGCGGATGCGGGCAGTCTGGAAGCGGCGCTAGGGCTCGCGATTCGGCTGTGTGAACATCGCGTCACGCCGGCGGCCCCCGCCACGGGTGGGTAG
- the mrdA gene encoding penicillin-binding protein 2, whose protein sequence is MAARATFRNLNYGSPRDERKRFAMRASVAALATFALLAALAGRMAFLQITNYDHFQTLSQDNRIKLVAVPPPRGLIYDRNGVVLAENLPSYTLEITPSQVIDLPATLARLARIVPISDSDLSRFQTTVRRQEPFQPAPLLLNMNARHVASFAINRHLFTGVDIAAHSSRRYPAGDLAAHAVGYVGRINEAELRQIDANLYSGTSHIGKLGVEKFYETRLHGEPGFQHVEINAQGRPLRVLDQQLPVPGADLVVSLDMGLQRVATEALGDANGAVVAIEPATGEVLAMVSQPAYDPNLFVNGISYADYDLLRDDPRRPLFNRALTGQYPPGSTIKPFMGLAGLDYGVTQADRTLWAGPYYQLPGDSRHYRDWTPEGHGLVNLELAIIRSADVYFYDLAHRLGIDRMHDFLTRFGLGRVTGLDSTGEAAGVMPSSAWKLAARGQVWFPGETLSAGIGQGYMLVTPLQLAAATATLAMRGIYVRPRFLHALQDIDTGAFRAIEPEFTGALELHDAAFWDQVIGPMVEVTRNPRGTAYSIGQDAQYSIAGKTGTAQVFGIAQNEEYDETKIAAELRDHALFIAFAPAEAPRIAIAVIVENGGGSGRVAAPVARKVLDYHLLERAPALMAGPR, encoded by the coding sequence ATGGCGGCACGAGCGACCTTTAGAAACTTGAATTACGGAAGTCCGCGCGACGAACGCAAGCGTTTCGCGATGCGCGCCTCGGTCGCCGCGCTGGCGACCTTCGCGCTGCTGGCAGCACTTGCGGGCCGCATGGCGTTTCTGCAGATCACCAATTACGACCACTTTCAGACGCTCTCGCAGGATAACCGCATAAAACTGGTCGCGGTGCCGCCGCCGCGTGGACTCATCTATGACCGCAACGGCGTGGTGCTGGCCGAAAATCTGCCCAGCTATACCCTGGAGATAACCCCGTCGCAGGTAATCGACCTGCCCGCAACCCTGGCCCGGCTGGCCAGAATCGTGCCGATCAGCGACAGTGATCTGAGCCGCTTTCAAACCACCGTGCGGCGTCAGGAACCGTTCCAGCCCGCGCCGCTGCTGCTCAACATGAACGCCCGGCACGTCGCGTCATTCGCCATCAACCGGCACCTGTTCACCGGCGTGGATATCGCCGCTCATTCGAGTCGCCGGTACCCTGCGGGCGACCTGGCGGCGCATGCCGTGGGTTACGTCGGCCGCATCAACGAAGCCGAGCTGAGACAGATCGATGCGAACCTTTACAGCGGCACCAGCCACATCGGCAAACTGGGCGTGGAGAAATTTTACGAAACCCGGCTGCACGGCGAGCCGGGTTTCCAGCACGTCGAGATCAACGCTCAGGGCCGCCCCCTGCGCGTGCTGGATCAGCAGTTGCCGGTACCCGGCGCGGATCTGGTCGTAAGTCTGGATATGGGTTTGCAGCGCGTGGCGACCGAGGCGCTGGGCGATGCGAACGGTGCGGTGGTCGCGATCGAGCCCGCCACCGGCGAAGTTCTGGCGATGGTCAGCCAGCCCGCGTACGATCCCAATTTGTTCGTCAACGGCATCAGTTACGCGGATTACGACCTGCTCCGCGACGATCCGCGGAGGCCGCTGTTCAATCGCGCGCTGACCGGCCAGTATCCGCCGGGCTCGACCATCAAGCCGTTCATGGGGCTGGCGGGGCTGGATTACGGCGTCACGCAGGCTGATCGAACCCTGTGGGCCGGGCCGTATTATCAATTGCCGGGTGACAGCCGCCACTACCGCGACTGGACGCCCGAGGGTCACGGGCTGGTAAATCTGGAGCTGGCCATCATCCGTTCGGCCGACGTGTATTTCTACGATCTGGCGCACCGGCTCGGCATCGACCGCATGCACGATTTCCTGACGCGATTTGGGCTGGGTCGGGTCACAGGACTCGATTCCACCGGCGAGGCGGCAGGCGTCATGCCCTCCAGCGCCTGGAAGCTGGCCGCACGCGGTCAGGTCTGGTTTCCGGGCGAGACCCTAAGCGCCGGCATCGGGCAGGGCTACATGCTGGTAACCCCGCTGCAGCTCGCCGCCGCCACCGCGACCCTGGCGATGCGCGGCATATACGTCCGCCCGCGGTTTCTGCACGCGCTTCAGGATATCGACACGGGCGCCTTCCGGGCGATTGAGCCAGAATTCACCGGCGCGCTCGAATTGCACGATGCGGCGTTCTGGGACCAGGTGATCGGTCCCATGGTCGAGGTCACGCGTAACCCGCGCGGCACCGCGTATAGCATCGGTCAGGACGCGCAATACTCGATCGCCGGCAAGACCGGTACGGCGCAGGTATTCGGCATTGCGCAGAATGAAGAATACGACGAAACCAAGATAGCGGCGGAACTGCGCGATCATGCCCTGTTCATCGCTTTCGCGCCGGCTGAAGCGCCGCGCATCGCGATTGCCGTAATCGTAGAAAACGGTGGCGGGAGTGGCCGGGTGGCGGCGCCGGTCGCACGCAAGGTGCTGGATTACCATTTGCTGGAAAGAGCACCAGCGCTGATGGCCGGTCCACGGTGA
- a CDS encoding RNA-binding protein translates to MKTLHVRNLPPDTTDDEVTDLFGQHGKVFSVKLVRDVFKGTCRGFGQVSMEGHEARAAMAALDGSSLRGNSLKVQEDRGPRGGRGGSKRR, encoded by the coding sequence ATGAAGACATTACATGTTCGTAATCTACCGCCCGACACCACGGACGATGAGGTGACCGATCTTTTCGGTCAGCATGGCAAGGTCTTCAGCGTGAAGCTGGTCCGCGATGTATTCAAGGGCACGTGCCGGGGCTTCGGTCAGGTAAGCATGGAGGGCCACGAGGCGCGCGCCGCGATGGCCGCCCTGGACGGCTCATCGCTGCGCGGCAACAGCCTCAAGGTGCAGGAAGACCGCGGCCCTCGCGGCGGACGCGGCGGCAGCAAGCGCCGCTGA
- the lptD gene encoding LPS assembly protein LptD, with product MAPDAPIDLTADEAHMDPAGTSVLLGDVRMWRQGQFLRADELYYTQARKHIEALGNLRFAQDGLIVTGPAAELRLDTDHARFTAPEYQYTPRHARGAASKVDRRSATVAVLDDATYTTCNPGDDDWLLSANRVTLDRESGDGIARGAVLSFKRIPFFYTPWIRFPIDDRRKSGFLFPTIGTSSRSGFMLETPYYWNIAPDRDAILTPRIFTSRGLQLQSEFRYLNPSNAGELELELLDDREFNDLRYLAGIRHRGSPLPRVTTTIDARRVSDDQYFEDLGNSLSITSTSHLQQRADVSYAGDFWNAIGRVQGFQAVDDTLLAQAEPYEQLPQILLEGGLPDRAFGLGYDLRTEWVNFAHDDRVAGQRMDVDLGIERPIIGPAYFFNPAVSLRHTAYSLNETTARFTDDSITRTLPVASLDSGLIFDRPIGGGDFVQTLEPRLFYLYTPFRAQENIPTFDTGLLDFSFAQLFRENRFSGADRIGDANQLTLGLTSRFLNTGSGQQVLSASIGQILYFDEQAVTLPSQTAVDDDTSDLAAELALNLGERWSASAATLWDPQDDEVQRGTARLNYSGTDNRILNLSYRYRRADPRVPGLNETLRQTDIAVVWPLSPRWRALGRWNYDLEEQRDLELLAGFEYDSCCYKVRVAARRFIIGDQAEYNNGVEVQLILKGLAQLGSPLGELLERGILGYEDYD from the coding sequence ATGGCGCCCGACGCGCCCATTGATCTCACCGCCGACGAGGCGCACATGGACCCTGCCGGTACCTCGGTGCTGCTGGGTGACGTGAGAATGTGGCGCCAGGGGCAGTTTCTGCGCGCCGACGAGCTTTACTACACACAAGCACGCAAGCACATCGAGGCGCTGGGAAACCTCCGTTTCGCGCAGGATGGCCTGATAGTCACCGGCCCGGCCGCCGAGCTGCGGCTCGACACCGATCATGCCCGTTTCACCGCGCCCGAATACCAGTACACGCCGCGTCACGCCCGCGGCGCGGCGTCCAAAGTCGATCGCAGGTCAGCTACCGTGGCGGTGCTGGACGACGCGACGTACACGACCTGTAATCCTGGCGATGACGACTGGCTGCTGAGCGCGAATCGCGTTACCCTCGATCGCGAGAGCGGCGACGGCATCGCGCGCGGTGCGGTGTTGAGCTTCAAGCGCATACCGTTTTTCTACACACCGTGGATCCGCTTTCCGATCGACGACCGGCGAAAGTCCGGCTTTCTGTTCCCCACTATCGGCACTTCCAGCCGCTCCGGCTTCATGCTGGAGACGCCTTATTACTGGAATATCGCGCCCGACCGGGACGCGATCCTGACCCCAAGGATCTTCACGAGCCGCGGCCTGCAGTTGCAGTCGGAATTCCGTTATTTGAACCCTTCCAATGCCGGGGAACTCGAACTGGAACTGCTCGACGACCGGGAGTTCAACGATCTGCGTTATCTGGCCGGCATCAGGCATCGCGGTTCGCCGCTGCCGCGCGTCACCACCACCATCGATGCCAGGCGCGTGTCGGATGACCAGTATTTCGAGGATCTGGGCAACTCTTTGAGCATCACCAGCACCTCTCACCTGCAGCAGCGCGCGGACGTGTCCTACGCAGGTGACTTCTGGAACGCGATCGGCCGCGTGCAAGGCTTTCAGGCGGTCGATGACACGCTCCTTGCTCAGGCCGAGCCCTACGAGCAACTGCCGCAGATCCTGCTGGAAGGCGGCCTGCCGGATCGCGCGTTTGGCTTGGGCTACGATCTGCGCACGGAGTGGGTAAATTTCGCGCATGACGACCGCGTGGCGGGTCAGCGCATGGACGTGGATCTCGGTATCGAGCGGCCCATCATCGGGCCCGCGTATTTTTTCAACCCGGCAGTCAGCCTGCGGCATACCGCGTATTCGCTGAACGAGACCACCGCGCGCTTCACCGACGACAGCATCACCCGCACGCTGCCAGTCGCCAGTCTGGACAGTGGTCTGATTTTCGATCGCCCCATCGGTGGCGGCGACTTTGTGCAAACGCTGGAGCCGCGGCTGTTTTATCTTTACACTCCGTTTCGCGCACAGGAAAACATTCCAACCTTCGACACCGGGTTGCTGGATTTCAGTTTCGCGCAGTTATTCCGGGAAAACCGTTTCAGCGGCGCCGACCGCATCGGCGACGCCAATCAGCTGACCTTGGGCCTGACCAGCCGCTTTCTCAACACCGGGAGCGGTCAGCAGGTGTTGAGCGCCAGCATCGGGCAGATTCTCTATTTCGACGAGCAGGCGGTCACCTTGCCAAGCCAGACGGCCGTCGATGACGATACCTCCGACCTCGCGGCCGAATTGGCGCTGAATCTGGGCGAGCGCTGGAGCGCCAGCGCCGCCACTTTGTGGGACCCGCAGGACGACGAGGTACAGCGCGGCACCGCCCGGCTGAATTATTCCGGAACCGACAATCGCATATTAAATCTATCGTATCGCTACAGACGCGCCGACCCGCGGGTGCCCGGACTCAATGAAACGCTGCGCCAGACCGACATTGCGGTCGTGTGGCCGTTGAGCCCTCGCTGGCGCGCACTGGGCCGCTGGAATTACGATCTGGAGGAACAGCGCGATCTGGAACTGCTGGCCGGCTTCGAATACGACAGTTGCTGTTATAAGGTCCGCGTCGCTGCGCGGCGATTCATCATCGGCGACCAAGCCGAGTACAATAACGGCGTCGAGGTGCAATTGATTCTCAAGGGTCTGGCGCAACTCGGATCGCCGCTGGGCGAATTGCTGGAGCGCGGCATTCTGGGCTACGAGGACTACGACTGA